One segment of [Limnothrix rosea] IAM M-220 DNA contains the following:
- the thiC gene encoding phosphomethylpyrimidine synthase, with amino-acid sequence MRADWVAKRQGQGNVSQMHYARKGIITEEMDYVAKRENLPVELIRDEVARGRMIIPANINHTNLEPMAIGIASKCKVNANIGASPNSSDINEELEKMHLAVKYGADTIMDLSTGGGNLDEIRTAIINASPVPIGTVPIYQALESVHGEMSNLTAQDFLHIIEKHAQQGVDYMTIHAGILIEHLPLVKDRITGIVSRGGGILARWMMHHHKQNPLYTHYNDIIEIFKRYDVSFSLGDSLRPGCTHDASDDAQLAELKTLGQLTRRAWEHDVQVMVEGPGHVPMDQIEFNVRKQMEECSEAPFYVLGPLVTDIAPGYDHITSAIGAAMAGWYGTAMLCYVTPKEHLGLPNAEDVRNGLIAYKIAAHAADIARHRPGARDRDDELSAARYNFDWEKQFDLSLDPERAREYHDETLPADIYKTAEFCSMCGPKFCPMQTKVDAEMLTELEKFLASDSAKEELAKA; translated from the coding sequence ATGAGAGCTGATTGGGTTGCCAAACGGCAAGGTCAAGGTAATGTTTCGCAGATGCACTACGCACGCAAAGGCATCATTACCGAAGAAATGGATTATGTTGCAAAGCGGGAAAATCTTCCCGTTGAGTTAATCCGCGATGAAGTCGCCCGTGGACGGATGATTATTCCCGCGAATATCAACCACACCAATCTCGAACCAATGGCGATCGGCATTGCCTCTAAGTGCAAAGTCAACGCCAATATCGGTGCATCCCCCAACTCTTCTGACATCAACGAAGAACTAGAAAAGATGCACCTCGCCGTGAAATATGGCGCAGATACCATCATGGATCTCTCCACTGGTGGCGGGAACCTCGATGAAATTCGTACAGCCATTATTAATGCTTCGCCTGTGCCCATCGGTACTGTGCCGATTTATCAGGCTCTCGAAAGCGTCCATGGCGAAATGTCAAACCTCACCGCCCAGGATTTTCTCCACATCATCGAGAAACATGCCCAGCAAGGTGTGGATTACATGACCATCCACGCGGGTATTCTCATCGAGCACCTGCCCCTCGTGAAAGACCGGATTACTGGCATCGTCTCCCGTGGTGGCGGCATTCTCGCCCGTTGGATGATGCACCACCATAAGCAAAATCCCCTCTATACCCACTACAACGACATCATCGAAATCTTCAAACGCTACGATGTGTCCTTCAGTTTGGGAGATTCCCTGCGTCCCGGTTGTACCCACGATGCCTCTGACGATGCCCAGCTCGCAGAACTCAAAACCCTTGGTCAACTGACTCGCCGCGCTTGGGAACATGATGTTCAAGTGATGGTGGAAGGCCCCGGTCACGTTCCTATGGATCAGATCGAGTTTAATGTCCGCAAGCAAATGGAAGAGTGTTCCGAAGCGCCTTTCTATGTTCTGGGCCCCTTGGTGACTGATATTGCGCCCGGCTATGACCACATCACGTCGGCGATCGGTGCGGCAATGGCTGGTTGGTATGGCACTGCGATGCTTTGCTATGTCACGCCAAAGGAACACCTCGGCCTGCCGAATGCGGAAGATGTCCGCAATGGTTTAATCGCTTACAAGATTGCAGCCCACGCGGCGGATATTGCCCGTCATCGTCCCGGTGCGCGCGACCGCGATGATGAACTGTCGGCAGCTCGTTATAACTTCGATTGGGAGAAGCAGTTTGATCTGTCCCTCGATCCGGAGCGTGCCCGTGAGTACCATGATGAAACTCTACCCGCAGACATCTACAAAACAGCGGAATTCTGTTCGATGTGTGGGCCGAAGTTCTGTCCGATGCAGACCAAAGTTGACGCTGAGATGTTGACTGAACTCGAAAAATTCCTTGCTAGTGATTCTGCGAAAGAAGAACTCGCAAAAGCTTAA
- a CDS encoding CHAT domain-containing protein: protein MTSPETHQVRPEMQPAAENAALMAQFGLGDIFKIEETIDNRIDRFESSIRSRVPNILQPLLPDDLLSLENQRIFEFSNYFDKELPEFERQPEDIQDILERITHATGQRHGMVYVSYPEEGEGLNFLLFAPNTPPQTLYTEERGHKEITALVDKFRADLVMSLRRKNVDYKKTSRELYDIVIAPIVPYLQASQIDSLIFSLDEGLRSLPIAALYDGDRYLIEKYSLAVVPSFYNINSSYMSLKKSPVLAMGADSFKELDPLPGVEVEVGAIANLTQGQSFLNETFTVENLKQTRQSQRFPIVHLATHAQFNSGKPKKSSIYLWNDELRLSELDKLNLDNPPLDLLVLSACQTALGSRDAELGFSGLTIASGATSALGSLWSVSDAGTLVLMQNFYQKLQTEPTKAAALRRAQLEMLHGDLQIVNGQVRLASGLSANIQISEKVEAVTTNDLMHPYYWSGFTLVGRPW, encoded by the coding sequence ATGACAAGTCCTGAAACTCATCAGGTGAGGCCGGAGATGCAGCCGGCGGCGGAAAATGCTGCGCTCATGGCTCAGTTTGGGTTGGGTGATATTTTTAAGATTGAGGAGACTATTGATAATCGCATTGACCGATTTGAGTCGAGTATCCGCAGTCGTGTGCCCAATATTTTGCAGCCTTTGCTCCCTGATGATTTGTTGTCTTTGGAAAATCAGCGAATTTTTGAGTTTTCTAATTATTTTGATAAAGAGTTACCGGAGTTTGAGCGGCAGCCGGAGGATATCCAAGACATTTTAGAGCGAATTACGCATGCGACTGGGCAGCGCCATGGGATGGTCTATGTATCTTATCCAGAGGAAGGGGAAGGGTTGAATTTTTTGCTGTTTGCGCCGAATACGCCTCCCCAGACGCTCTATACGGAGGAACGTGGTCACAAGGAAATTACAGCGCTTGTTGACAAGTTTCGGGCAGATTTAGTGATGTCGCTCCGCAGAAAAAATGTGGATTATAAAAAGACTAGCCGCGAACTTTACGATATTGTGATCGCGCCCATTGTGCCCTATCTACAGGCGAGTCAGATTGATAGCCTCATTTTTTCTTTGGATGAAGGTCTCCGGAGTTTGCCGATTGCGGCGCTCTATGATGGCGATCGCTACCTTATTGAAAAGTATAGTTTGGCGGTCGTTCCCAGTTTTTACAACATTAATAGCAGCTACATGTCCTTAAAAAAATCGCCGGTTTTAGCGATGGGGGCGGATAGTTTTAAGGAGCTTGATCCATTGCCGGGTGTCGAAGTGGAAGTTGGGGCGATCGCCAACCTTACCCAAGGCCAGAGCTTTCTCAATGAAACCTTTACGGTAGAAAATCTCAAACAAACTCGTCAAAGCCAGAGATTTCCGATTGTCCATCTGGCAACCCATGCACAATTTAATTCTGGCAAGCCGAAAAAATCTTCGATTTATCTCTGGAATGATGAGCTACGCCTCAGTGAATTAGATAAACTCAATCTCGATAATCCCCCCTTAGATTTACTGGTACTCTCTGCTTGCCAAACGGCCCTGGGTAGTCGCGATGCAGAGCTAGGATTTTCTGGCCTGACCATTGCCTCTGGTGCCACCTCTGCTTTGGGGAGTCTCTGGTCTGTGAGCGATGCCGGTACTTTAGTTCTAATGCAAAATTTTTACCAAAAACTCCAAACAGAACCGACAAAAGCGGCAGCTCTACGCCGTGCCCAGTTGGAAATGTTGCATGGGGATTTACAAATCGTTAACGGACAAGTGCGTTTAGCGTCTGGTCTCTCTGCAAATATCCAAATCTCTGAAAAAGTGGAAGCGGTCACCACGAATGACCTCATGCATCCCTATTATTGGTCTGGTTTTACCCTTGTGGGGCGACCTTGGTAA
- a CDS encoding DUF2283 domain-containing protein: protein MAVVEESLDYLKFVPLLQDLPKRPFLLLYDAEADVLYIDFHNPPISSDDTELTDDDVVIRYGENDEVVGLTVLHAGDRPLPKLA from the coding sequence ATGGCCGTAGTTGAAGAAAGTCTGGACTATCTCAAGTTTGTACCGTTATTGCAAGACTTACCAAAGCGTCCTTTTTTGTTGCTTTACGATGCTGAAGCGGATGTTCTTTATATTGATTTCCATAATCCGCCTATCTCCAGTGATGATACAGAACTCACCGATGATGATGTGGTGATTCGGTATGGCGAAAATGATGAAGTCGTTGGTTTAACTGTTCTCCATGCAGGCGATCGCCCTCTACCCAAACTGGCTTAA